TGCTTACAGGACCTGACAGAAACCAGCGCCGCGACACATGACCCTAAACTTCAATGCTAAAATGCTGAATTACGTTTGATACTTATACTTTACTGCcgatgtacattttaaattaatatatagtCCCTGaataaatttagaaaaaaaaatcatattattGTGCAGCATATGCTATCCATGCttactataataaaaatgtaaagttaCATAAGGAATTATCACTCTGTGCATGTATTCACTCAGAGTATTAACATATACagcattattttactttataaaagtaAAGTCACCTCCAATTTCATTCTTGAAGTGAAAACATGAGcttaaaaggagaaaaaaaaaaaactcatgctTTATAACGTGCATATATTTATCTTTGACACTTTGGTTCGACTCTATAATACCAAAACGTGTAATAATTATTGTCGCTGGAAATGGTCTCGTTCAGAGCAGGTttgtggctcttaaaagagccgttGGGGTGAAGCGCTGATGCGGGTTAAGCGCGCTCTCCGCGGATGCGGCGGGCCAGCTGAATGTCTTTGGGCATGATGGTGACTCTCTTGGCGTGGATGGCGCACAGGTTGGTGTCCTCGAACAGACCCACCAAATAAGCCTCGCTGGCCTCCTGCAGGGCCATGACAGCGGAGCTCTGGAAGCGCAGATCCGTCTTGAAATCCTGAGCGATTTCTCGCACCAGCCGCTGGAAAGGCAGTTTGCGGATCAGCAGCTCGGTGGACTTCTGATAACGGCGGATCTCTCGGAGAGCCACGGTCCCGGGCCTGTAGCGATGGGGCTTCTTGACGCCGCCGGTGGCTGGCGCGCTCTTCCGCGCTGCTTTAGTAGCGAGCTGCTTCCTCGGGGCTTTACCACCGGTGGATTTACGAGCGGTCTGCTTGGTTCTTGCCATTGCTCAACTCTCCTTCTCTCTGTCCTGCTTGTGCTGGAAAGGCGGCTTGATGTTTCACTCCTGCTTTTAAAGCATCGCGCGGCCACGAGCTCGTAGTGTCGCGAGGGGATGTGGAGGCCTGTGATTGGCCAGTGTGTGACGTGTGCTCATGACCGCTAGCCAATGACTGCGCGTTTTCTCTTTTCAAACACGCGGAGGGTTTCCCGCTATGTTCAGACAGTGTCACACACCCACAGACTTACACTCACACTGCTGTGTTTATTGTGCTGAAATACTCCCTTAATTCAGTGATTGTGCAGATCTCGGATCAGAACTAAATCACATGACAGTCTGTTTAAAGCACTGCAGTCAGTCACACACACTAGAGTTTCCCTCCTTAGAGAAACACTGATAAACTTGTTACTCCAGACATCCCCTGAAGACCATAtgaattgatttttattttggatAATCTATTcatgtaataaatatataatcagAGCTTGGTAAACATAACTATATTAGGATAGGTGGTTTGGGGGCGTGAATCCTAATGATAATCTCTAATAATAATGATCTCTATTAGACACATTAGAGGATCATGTTTGGGTCATTCCTCCGAATGGGTGACATTTGCTTGTTGTAACTCcaaaattaaactttatttcttatctttttttcaacactgaatctaattttacacacatttaactattcaaaatatgtattggtcaatctcaggcaactttatttaattttt
The Megalobrama amblycephala isolate DHTTF-2021 linkage group LG19, ASM1881202v1, whole genome shotgun sequence DNA segment above includes these coding regions:
- the LOC125254332 gene encoding histone H3 → MARTKQTARKSTGGKAPRKQLATKAARKSAPATGGVKKPHRYRPGTVALREIRRYQKSTELLIRKLPFQRLVREIAQDFKTDLRFQSSAVMALQEASEAYLVGLFEDTNLCAIHAKRVTIMPKDIQLARRIRGERA